A window of the Branchiostoma floridae strain S238N-H82 chromosome 12, Bfl_VNyyK, whole genome shotgun sequence genome harbors these coding sequences:
- the LOC118427608 gene encoding glycine-rich RNA-binding protein 10-like: MATQSSPPQDYEPGKLFVGGLDFGTSEASLEEKFSQFGTVTECKIITDRDTGRSRGFGFIKFDTPDEADAARNAMQFQQLDGRTIRVDYASAKRGGGGGGSYGGGYGRGRGGFRGGRGRGYNNSGRGGYYGGGGGGGNYYGGGGGTYYGGGGQYQTDYGGGDSYGGGSYGGSYGGGSYGGGSYGGGYEGGSYEGSY, from the exons ATGGCGACCCAGAGTTCGCCACCTCAAGATTATGAGCCTGG TAAGCTGTTTGTTGGTGGGCTTGACTTTGGCACCTCGGAAG CCTCATTAGAAGAGAAGTTCAGCCAGTTTGGGACGGTTACAGAATGCAAGATCATAACGGACCGGGACACTGGAAGATCTCG GGGCTTTGGATTCATCAAATTCGACACCCCCGATGAAGCAGATGCTGCTCGAAACGCCATGCAGTTCCAGCAGCTTGACGGTCGGACG ATACGTGTGGACTATGCTAGTGCAAAG CGTGGAGGCGGTGGTGGTGGTAGCTATGGGGGAGGATATGGGCGTGGCCGGGGTGGTTTCCGTGGCGGCCGTGGGCGTGGTTATAATAACAGTGGTAGAGGCGGCTActatggtggtggtggtggtggtggtaacTACTACGGCGGTGGCGGCGGTACCTACTACGGTGGCGGTGGCCAGTATCAAACCGACTACGGCGGTGGCGATAGCTACGGAGGTGGGAGCTATGGTGGAAGCTATGGTGGCGGCAGTTACGGTGGCGGAAGCTACGGTGGCGGCTACGAGGGGGGTAGCTATGAAGGCAGCTACTAG
- the LOC118427613 gene encoding glycine-rich RNA-binding, abscisic acid-inducible protein-like isoform X2, with translation MSGAREQGKLFVGGLSWNTTSESLEATFSEYGEIIDCKVITDRETGRSRGFGFVTYSNDSDASEAKKCMNNTDLDGRQIRVDYASKKSEGGGGGGGYRGGRGGGGRYGGGGGGYGGGGGYGGGRGRRGGGGYRGGDYGDSGGYGGGGGRRSYNDYQPY, from the exons ATGTCTGGAGCAAGAGAACAAGG AAAGCTGTTTGTCGGGGGGCTGAGCTGGAACACCACGTCAG AGAGCCTGGAAGCAACGTTCAGCGAGTATGGTGAGATCATCGACTGCAAAGTCATCACTGACAGGGAGACAGGCAGGTCTCG TGGTTTTGGGTTCGTAACATATTCAAACGACAGTGATGCTTCTGAGGCCAAGAAGTGTATGAACAACACAGACCTTGATGGTCGACAG ATCCGTGTGGACTATGCCAGCAAGAAGAGTGAA GGTGGCGGCGGCGGAGGCGGCTACAGGGGCGGCCGTGGTGGAGGTGGACGGTAtggtggcggcggcggcggaTATGGCGGCGGCGGTGGCTACGGAGGCGGCCGCGGGAGACGTGGAGGCGGCGGATATCGTGGCGGTGATTACGGCGACAGTGGCGGatatggtggtggtggtggccgCCGTAGCTACAACGAT TACCAGCCATACTGA
- the LOC118427613 gene encoding glycine-rich RNA-binding, abscisic acid-inducible protein-like isoform X1 → MSGAREQGKLFVGGLSWNTTSESLEATFSEYGEIIDCKVITDRETGRSRGFGFVTYSNDSDASEAKKCMNNTDLDGRQIRVDYASKKSEGGGGGGGYRGGRGGGGRYGGGGGGYGGGGGYGGGRGRRGGGGYRGGDYGDSGGYGGGGGRRSYNDDSSGYESRQQRYQPY, encoded by the exons ATGTCTGGAGCAAGAGAACAAGG AAAGCTGTTTGTCGGGGGGCTGAGCTGGAACACCACGTCAG AGAGCCTGGAAGCAACGTTCAGCGAGTATGGTGAGATCATCGACTGCAAAGTCATCACTGACAGGGAGACAGGCAGGTCTCG TGGTTTTGGGTTCGTAACATATTCAAACGACAGTGATGCTTCTGAGGCCAAGAAGTGTATGAACAACACAGACCTTGATGGTCGACAG ATCCGTGTGGACTATGCCAGCAAGAAGAGTGAA GGTGGCGGCGGCGGAGGCGGCTACAGGGGCGGCCGTGGTGGAGGTGGACGGTAtggtggcggcggcggcggaTATGGCGGCGGCGGTGGCTACGGAGGCGGCCGCGGGAGACGTGGAGGCGGCGGATATCGTGGCGGTGATTACGGCGACAGTGGCGGatatggtggtggtggtggccgCCGTAGCTACAACGAT GATTCTTCAGGATACGAGTCCCGCCAGCAACGG TACCAGCCATACTGA